The following is a genomic window from Chloroflexota bacterium.
ACACACGTGGCCTTTGCCCAATATCAGGAATGGAGAAGAGCCACACGGGGCATCAAATGGGTTCCGACCAAAGACGTGGTGGAAACCATTCGCATGATCAAGGATGAGGGCGAATTGGAGAAAATTAGGAAAGCAGTCAGTATAGCAGATATGGCATCCGATTATATCCGAGGCTTTGTCAAGCCAGGCATGACTGAGAAGCAAATTGCCTGGGAACTGGAATCCTACATGCGTACTCATGGCGCCGAAGGCATTGCCTTTCCCTTTATTGTAGGCTCTGGACCCAATGGGGCCAAACCACATGCAGTCGTTCAGGACCGGCCCGTCCAAGAGGGCGAACCAATTGTCCTGGACATGGGCGCTAAAGTAGATGGCTACCACTCTGACCTAACCCGTACGATATGCCTTGGCAAACCAGATCAGAAGTTGCAGGAGGTGTACCAGGTTGTCTTGCGTGCGCAGTTGGCGGCTGAAGAGCAGGCCAGACCAGGCATGAAAGGGCAGGAAGTCGACGCAATCGCACGTAACATCATCGCTGAAGCTGGTTATAAGGAGTATTTTGGGCATGGACTTGGACATGGCGTAGGATTAGCTGTGCACGAAGGCCCAGGAGTCAACATGACATCTACCACCGTTCTGGAGCCGGGCATGGTTTGCACTATAGAGCCTGGCATTTACCTCACTGGGTGGGGTGGGGTACGGATTGAGGACATGGTGCTATTCAAAGAGGATGGAATAGAGGTTCTGAGCAAGGCATGCAAGGAACTCTGTGCACAGTAATTGCCCGTCATTTGCCGCTTGTATTTGCTGTCAAGTTGTGCTATAATTGTACCGGAGGTGCAAAATGGCCGAAAAGGATATGAGCGCTTGGATTCGCAAAAAAATCACTATCGAAGTTGTCATTGCGTTCGTCCTAGGCCTCGTCCTGGGCCTCGTTGTGCTGGGCTGGTGGCTTTGGCCAGTGCAATGGACGAATGCTGATCCGGCTGATCTGAGGCCGAGCCACAAGGAAACCTACCTGCAAATGATCGCCGAGTCGTATGCTCTAACTGGTA
Proteins encoded in this region:
- a CDS encoding aminopeptidase P family protein translates to MMRLAKLRRVLTEQALDAILITRPENQRYLSGFTGGEGALVITQDEALLLTDFRYFEQVAEEAPDFQLVKLEDKMPQVLKRLFKTRAVKNLGFESTHVAFAQYQEWRRATRGIKWVPTKDVVETIRMIKDEGELEKIRKAVSIADMASDYIRGFVKPGMTEKQIAWELESYMRTHGAEGIAFPFIVGSGPNGAKPHAVVQDRPVQEGEPIVLDMGAKVDGYHSDLTRTICLGKPDQKLQEVYQVVLRAQLAAEEQARPGMKGQEVDAIARNIIAEAGYKEYFGHGLGHGVGLAVHEGPGVNMTSTTVLEPGMVCTIEPGIYLTGWGGVRIEDMVLFKEDGIEVLSKACKELCAQ